The following nucleotide sequence is from Cellvibrio sp. PSBB006.
TGCGCTTGAACGGCCCCAGCGGCGATGAAGCCATGGCGTAGGCCACGCTGTAATCCGGCCCCGTCCACTCTCCTTCGGACCACATCAGATAATACATCCCCTTGCGTTTCACCATAAACGAGCCTTCAACATAGTCTTCACTCGGTGTGATGTCTTTGTAGAACTCGCCATCAGCAAAGGGCTCCAGGCTGAGTAAATCCTTACTTAGCTTGACGACATTGCAGCGCTTCCAGCCACCGTAATAGAGGTAGAACTGGCCATCGTCGTCCTTGAATACCATCTGATCGATGGGCTGCGCGCCCTTGTGAATCTGGCCGATCAGCGGTTTGCCCAAGGCATCGCGATAAGGGCCTTCGGGTTTATCGGCGACCGCCACACCGATGCCGCCGAGCTGTTCGTTGTCCAGGATATTGTTGGCGCTGAAGAACAGGTAGTACTTACCGTTAGCCGCGATCGCGGAGGGCGCCCAGACGGCATAGGCAGCCCAACTTACATCCTTGATATCCAATACCCGATGATGTCTGGTCCAGTTGACGAGGTCCGGGGAAGAAAAGGCATCGAGAAACGTCTGTTTCAGGAACGGCGACCAGATACCAGGCTGGTTGCGTTGTTCGCGCTGGCTTTCGCTCAGGGTGACCGGTAGGTCGGGCGTGGTTTCGCCGGCAGAATAAGTTGGATAAATCCAGAACTGGTCGTTGAAGATCCGTATCTCCGGATCGGCATACCAACCCGGATCAATGGGATTGGCAGCAAGGCTCTGAGCACCGTATTGGCTACCGACGAGCAGACACAAAACCTTGATAAAAGATGTCAGGAACCTATTCATAATGTCACCCGGTAATTGATGACATTGATAGTGTTTGTGCCTCGCAGTGAAGTCAAAATATTTAACAAAGCTTATGACATATCCGTAACCGCCGGCTTGTCGTAACGGCAGCATCAACGGTCATAAACCGTTAGAATGTGCACCGATTTATCCCATCCACATCCACCGAAAAGGAATCATCATGCTCGATATTCTTGTTCTCGCCGCCGGTAAAGGCACACGCATGCGCTCTGATTTACCCAAAGTCCTGCACCCTGTGGGCGGCAAAGCGTTGGTGCAGCATGTGGTGGATACCGCGCGCCAGGTGGGAAGTGAGCGCATCCTGATTATCACTGGCCATGGTGCGGAAAAGGTGGAAGAGAAGATGGCCGCACCGGATGTGAGCTTCATCTTGCAGGCCCAACAACTGGGGACCGGTCACGCGGTACAACAGGCCCTGCCGCAACTGCGCGACGAGGCTACCGTCCTGATCCTGTACGGTGACGTTCCTTTGACGCGCGCTGAAACCCTGCAAAAACTGATCGCCCATGTGAACGATCATCAAATGGGATTATTGACCGTCAACCTCCCCGACCCCACCGGTTACGGGCGTATCTTGCGTGACGGCGATGGTGCGGTGAGCGCGATCGTCGAACACAAAGATGCCACTGACGCGCAACGCCAGATCAACGAAATCAATACCGGCATCATGGCGGTGAAGGCAAAGCATCTACAACAATGGTTGCCGCAACTGACCAATAACAATGCGCAAGGCGAATATTATCTGACGGACATCATCGCTCTCGCCCGCCAGAACGGTGTGGCGATCCAGGTTGAACAGCCCAACGCTATCGAAGAAGTGGAAGGCATCAACAATCGTCAGCAACAGGCCGCACTGGAACGTTTCTATCAAAAACAAAAAGCCAACGAACTCATGGTTGCTGGAGTGACGTTATTGGACCCGGCGCGGTTTGACTGCCGTGGCACTATTGAGGTTGGCCGCGATGTCGTGATCGACATCAACTGTGTGTTTGAAGGCGAGGTCGTGCTCGGCGACGGCGTTACCATCGAACCCAACTGCGTGATCATCAACAGCCGCATCGGCAATAACACGCATATCAAAGCCAATAGCCACATTGAAGATACGGTCACTGCAGGCGACTGCGATATTGGACCTTTTGCCCGTCTGCGCCCCGGCACGCAATTGGCGCAGGGCGCGAAGATCGGCAACTTTGTCGAAACCAAAAAGGCCGTGATCGGTGAAGGCAGCAAAGTGAATCACCTGAGTTATATCGGTGATACCACCATCGGGAAAAAAGCCAACATCGGCGCGGGCACCATCACCTGTAATTACGATGGCGTGAACAAATTCAAAACCGAGATTGGTGACAACGCCTTTATCGGCTCCAACTCGGCCCTGGTCGCGCCGGTCAAGGTCGGCGCCAATGCGACCGTCGGGGCCGGCTCGATTATCACCAAGGATGTTGCGGATGAAGAGTTGGCCATTGCACGCGGCAAGCAGCGCAATATTCAGGGCTGGGAGCGGCCGAAGAAGAAATCCTGATGCTTGCCGTGGGAATTGAAATTTACGATATGCACTGAAATCGAAACGACGTTTTTATGCATAAAAAATCCTGGGCAGGTCACCCTGCCCAGGATGTAAAGAATCAAAATAATGCGATGCATTAGCTGTTAGTCAAGTGTGAAACCGGTATCATCAGCGCCATCTATCCAACAATAATAACGAGGCCCCGGTTTATGAATAACTATAAACTCACGTTGATCCTGCTGTTTGGCGGACTTATTTCAGCTTGCGGTGGTGGCGGAAGCGACTCCCCCGATCCCACTCCCAATCCCTCCAGTTCCAGTGCCGCGAATTCGAGTGAAGCATCCAGTTCGGTTAGCTCGGCAACAAGCAGTGAAGCTTCCAGCTCTTCCGCTGCCACAATTCCTACAACGGTCAGCTCATTTATTGTGGTGGACCAATTCGGATATTTACCCTCAGCGGAAAAAGTTGCGGTTATCCGTGATCCTCAAACTGGTTACGACGCCGCCGAAAGTTTTGTCCCCGGTGCCACCTATAACGTAGTCAATATGGATACCGGAGCAATCGTGTATAGCGGCGCTGTACAGATGTGGAATGCAGGAGCTACGCATACGACTTCCGGTGATAAAGCCTGGTGGTTCGATTTCAGTTCGATCATCGCGCAAGGCAACTATGCTGTTGTGGATGCGGAGAATAATGTTCGGTCAGCGGGTTTTAAAATTCATGCGGACGTTTATAAACCCGTTTTGAAACACGCCGTGCGCACCTTCTTTTATCAACGTGCAGGTTTTTCCAAACAGGAGCCTTACGCTGAAGCTGGATGGACTGACACGGCCAGTCATATCGGTGCAGGTCAGGATACAAATGCGCGCTTGTACAACGATACCGGCAATGCTGCAACAGAGCGGGATTTATCCGGCGGTTGGTACGATGCCGGTGACTACAACAAGTACACCAACTGGCATGCGGATTACTTGATCGTTCTGCTTCACGCCTACCTGGAAAACCCGACGATATGGACTGACGACTTTAATATTCCCGAGTCTGGTAATGGTATTCCAGATTTAATCGATGAAATTAAATGGGGTTTCGACTGGCTGATCAAGATGCAAGAAGACAATGGCTCAGTGCTGTCGGTGATGGGTTTATCCCATGCCAGTCCACCGTCCAGCGCGAACGGTCCAAGTTTGTACGGCCCAGCAAGTACCTCTGCAACTCTCACCAGTGCTTCAGCTCTTGCGATGGGAAGCAAAGTTCTCGGATCATTAGGTATTGCATCGCTTAATACTTATGCAGAAGATCTTGGCAATCGTGCGGAAGAAGCCTGGGCCTGGGCGAATGCCAATCCAAACGTAACCTTCTCCAACAATGTGTCAGAAAATGGCTCGCTGGGCCTGGCCGCCGGCCAACAGGAAGTTGATGACGCCGGTCGCGCCGCCAAAAAACTTGCCGCCGCTATCTACCTGTTTGCCGCTACCGGCAATACCAGCTATCGCGATTTTGTAGATACACAATACAACGCTGCTCCTATCGATTGGGTATCCCCCTGGAACGAGCCGCAACTGACCAACTTCCTTTATTACGCCTCACTACCCAACGCTACTTCGTCGGTTGCCAACAGCATCAAAACCAACTACGCGACAGCGATGAATACTGATGAAAACTGGGGCGCTGTGCGCAATAACGCCGACGCTTATCTCGCTTTCCTTGGCGACGGTAATTTCACTTGGGGCAGCAATCGCACCATGTCCCGCAAAGGCACCACCTTTTATAACTTGCTGAGCTTTGACCTCGGCGATGCGGACGAAGCAGAAGTGCGCAACGCGGCGCTTGGCTACATCAACTACATCCATGGCGTAAATCCCCAGGCCATGACCTACCTCTCCAATATGGGCAGCGTCGGCGCGCACAGTTCGGTGAATGAGTTCTACCATTCCTGGTTCGCCAACGGCAGCGATTTATGGGACAGAGTTGGTGAGTCCGTTTACGGCCCGGCGCCCGGCTTTTTGGTTGGCGGGCCGAACCCGAATTACGATTGGGACGGCAACTGCACCTCGCCTAATCCCAACCCCGGTTGTGGCACCGCCGCACCAACGCCACCCAAAGGCCAACCGCCAATGAAGTCCTACCTCGACTTCAACACCAGCTGGCCGCTCAATTCCTGGCAGGTCACCGAAAACCACAACGACTATCAAGTCGCCTACATCCGCCTGCTCTCCAAGTTCGTGCAGTAACCCCAAGGCCCGGTTCAACCGGGCCTCTTTCTTCCATGTAGGTCGGATTAGCCAAAGGCGTAATCCGACAATGCCCTTCATAAGCATATCGCGTCGGCTTACGCTGTACTAAGCCGACCTACGGGAGCGGCGGTGTCCGGCGTTTCCCACTTGCATAAAAGTTTCGAAGGCGTAGAATGCCTTTCGTTTCGAAACTTACGGCACGGAGCCGCCCGCAAATGACCAAACGCAATACCCAGCAGCGCCGTCGCGCCATCATTGATTTGCTCAACAGCGAAGGCGAAGTCAGCGTTGAAGCGCTGGCAGCGCGCTTTGAGACGTCTGAAGTTACTATCCGTAAAGATCTGTCCGCCCTTGAAAGTAATGGCTTACTTCTGCGTCGCTATGGCGGTGCGGTTCCTGTGCCGCAAGAACTTATTGCCGACCCTTCTATCGAAAAAGTTTCGGTTCGTAAGCAGACACTGGCCAAAGCCGCCGCTGAACTCATCCGCGATCACAACCGCATCATCCTCGACAGTGGCAGCACAACTACGGCTGCCCTGCTGCCGGAGTTGTCCCACAAGCAAGGCCTGGTGGTGATGACCAACTCCCTCAGTGTCGCCAACGCCCTGCGCGAGCTGGAAAACGAACCCACGATCCTGATGACCGGCGGTACCTGGGACCCGAAATCCGAAGGCTTTCAAGGCCAACTAGCGGAACAGATTCTGCGTTCCTACAACTTTGATCAATTTTTTATCGGCGCCGACGGGCTGGACCTGGAGCGCGGCACCACCACCTTCAACGAACTCTACAGCCTTAGCCGCGTGATGGCCGAGGTCGCGCGCGAAGTGATCGTCATGGCCGAATCCGACAAGATCGGCCGCAAGATACACAACCTGGAATTACCCTGGTCGGCGGTTAGTGTGCTCGTCACTGACGACGGCATCAGCCCCGTTGCCAAAAAACACATCGAACAACACGGCGTACAAGTCATTTGCACCGCAACCCGTAGGTCGGATTAGCGCAGCGTAATCCGACAGAAAACCAAACAAAAAAACAACAGCGTCATCAGACGCACGAGCCAAAAAAATCCGGCACAGCACCGGCTCTCCCACGCAGGAGAGAACCAACAACTGAACAGCAACAAACAATCATTGGAGAACAACATGTGTGGAATTGTCGGCGCGGTAGCGCAAAGGGATGTGGTGGATATTCTGGTGGAAGGATTACGTCGCCTCGAATATCGCGGCTATGACTCAGCCGGTGTGGCGGTGATCAACAACAACGGCGAACTGCAACGCCTGCGCCGCCTTGGCAAAGTAAAAGAATTGGCAGACGCTGTAGCCGCCAGCCCAACGCCCGGCGGTACTGGCATCGCACATACCCGCTGGGCCACCCACGGCGAGCCGAGCGAACGCAATGCCCACCCGCACGTTTCACCGGATAACATCGCGGTGGTGCATAACGGCATCATCGAAAATCACGCGCGTCTGCGCAGTGAATTGCAAGCGCAGGGTTACATCTTTAATTCCGATACCGACACCGAAGTTATCGCGCACTTGGTGCACCGCGAATTAAAAACCGCCAGTTCTTTACTCGACGCCGTACAGCGTACGGTTAAACAATTGGACGGTGCTTATGGCACGGTACTGATGGACCGCAGCGACAGTTCGCGTTTGGTTGTTGCGCGCTCCGGCAGCCCCTTGGTTATTGGTCTGGGCATCGGTGAAAACTTTATCGCGTCCGATCAACTGGCGTTGCTGCCGGTCACTCGCCGGTTTATTTTTCTTGAAGAAGGTGACGTTGCAGAAATCACCCGACAAACCATCAGTATCTTTGACAAAGACGGCAATCCCGTGGAGCGTCAGGCCCACGAATCGACGGCCAGTTACGACGCGGGCGATAAAGGCCAATATCGCCACTTCATGCTGAAAGAAATTCACGAGCAACCGCAAGCGGTGATGAACACGCTTGAGGGCCGTTTAAGCAACGCCAGCGTGCTTGACGAAACTTTCGGTAACGGCGCGGCGGAATTATTCAAAAAAGTAAAACACATCCAGATCGTCGCCTGCGGCACCAGCTATCA
It contains:
- a CDS encoding DeoR/GlpR family DNA-binding transcription regulator, which encodes MTKRNTQQRRRAIIDLLNSEGEVSVEALAARFETSEVTIRKDLSALESNGLLLRRYGGAVPVPQELIADPSIEKVSVRKQTLAKAAAELIRDHNRIILDSGSTTTAALLPELSHKQGLVVMTNSLSVANALRELENEPTILMTGGTWDPKSEGFQGQLAEQILRSYNFDQFFIGADGLDLERGTTTFNELYSLSRVMAEVAREVIVMAESDKIGRKIHNLELPWSAVSVLVTDDGISPVAKKHIEQHGVQVICTATRRSD
- the glmS gene encoding glutamine--fructose-6-phosphate transaminase (isomerizing), with translation MCGIVGAVAQRDVVDILVEGLRRLEYRGYDSAGVAVINNNGELQRLRRLGKVKELADAVAASPTPGGTGIAHTRWATHGEPSERNAHPHVSPDNIAVVHNGIIENHARLRSELQAQGYIFNSDTDTEVIAHLVHRELKTASSLLDAVQRTVKQLDGAYGTVLMDRSDSSRLVVARSGSPLVIGLGIGENFIASDQLALLPVTRRFIFLEEGDVAEITRQTISIFDKDGNPVERQAHESTASYDAGDKGQYRHFMLKEIHEQPQAVMNTLEGRLSNASVLDETFGNGAAELFKKVKHIQIVACGTSYHSAMVARYWLESLAGISCNVEIASEFRYRKSFVQPNSLIVTISQSGETADTLAALRLAKELGYLGSLTICNVAGSSLVRESDLAFMTRAGAEIGVASTKAFTTQLVGLAMLVLAVGKYNGLTAEQQADMVAALKSLPAKLEESLALANRIEALAEEFADKHHALFLGRGDQYPIAMEGALKLKEISYIHAEAYAAGELKHGPLALIDAQMPIIVVAPNNDLLEKLKSNVEEVRARGGILYVFADVDAHFESDDTMRVINVPHAHPWLAPILYTLPLQLLSYYVAIIKGTDVDQPRNLAKSVTVE
- a CDS encoding glycoside hydrolase family 43 protein, producing the protein MNRFLTSFIKVLCLLVGSQYGAQSLAANPIDPGWYADPEIRIFNDQFWIYPTYSAGETTPDLPVTLSESQREQRNQPGIWSPFLKQTFLDAFSSPDLVNWTRHHRVLDIKDVSWAAYAVWAPSAIAANGKYYLFFSANNILDNEQLGGIGVAVADKPEGPYRDALGKPLIGQIHKGAQPIDQMVFKDDDGQFYLYYGGWKRCNVVKLSKDLLSLEPFADGEFYKDITPSEDYVEGSFMVKRKGMYYLMWSEGEWTGPDYSVAYAMASSPLGPFKRIGKILQQDTRIAKGAGHHSVVNIPGTDNWYIVYHRRPLDTNDGNHRLMAIEHLYFNEDGSIKPVVMTNEGVAPVPL
- a CDS encoding glycoside hydrolase family 9 protein, giving the protein MNNYKLTLILLFGGLISACGGGGSDSPDPTPNPSSSSAANSSEASSSVSSATSSEASSSSAATIPTTVSSFIVVDQFGYLPSAEKVAVIRDPQTGYDAAESFVPGATYNVVNMDTGAIVYSGAVQMWNAGATHTTSGDKAWWFDFSSIIAQGNYAVVDAENNVRSAGFKIHADVYKPVLKHAVRTFFYQRAGFSKQEPYAEAGWTDTASHIGAGQDTNARLYNDTGNAATERDLSGGWYDAGDYNKYTNWHADYLIVLLHAYLENPTIWTDDFNIPESGNGIPDLIDEIKWGFDWLIKMQEDNGSVLSVMGLSHASPPSSANGPSLYGPASTSATLTSASALAMGSKVLGSLGIASLNTYAEDLGNRAEEAWAWANANPNVTFSNNVSENGSLGLAAGQQEVDDAGRAAKKLAAAIYLFAATGNTSYRDFVDTQYNAAPIDWVSPWNEPQLTNFLYYASLPNATSSVANSIKTNYATAMNTDENWGAVRNNADAYLAFLGDGNFTWGSNRTMSRKGTTFYNLLSFDLGDADEAEVRNAALGYINYIHGVNPQAMTYLSNMGSVGAHSSVNEFYHSWFANGSDLWDRVGESVYGPAPGFLVGGPNPNYDWDGNCTSPNPNPGCGTAAPTPPKGQPPMKSYLDFNTSWPLNSWQVTENHNDYQVAYIRLLSKFVQ
- the glmU gene encoding bifunctional UDP-N-acetylglucosamine diphosphorylase/glucosamine-1-phosphate N-acetyltransferase GlmU, translating into MLDILVLAAGKGTRMRSDLPKVLHPVGGKALVQHVVDTARQVGSERILIITGHGAEKVEEKMAAPDVSFILQAQQLGTGHAVQQALPQLRDEATVLILYGDVPLTRAETLQKLIAHVNDHQMGLLTVNLPDPTGYGRILRDGDGAVSAIVEHKDATDAQRQINEINTGIMAVKAKHLQQWLPQLTNNNAQGEYYLTDIIALARQNGVAIQVEQPNAIEEVEGINNRQQQAALERFYQKQKANELMVAGVTLLDPARFDCRGTIEVGRDVVIDINCVFEGEVVLGDGVTIEPNCVIINSRIGNNTHIKANSHIEDTVTAGDCDIGPFARLRPGTQLAQGAKIGNFVETKKAVIGEGSKVNHLSYIGDTTIGKKANIGAGTITCNYDGVNKFKTEIGDNAFIGSNSALVAPVKVGANATVGAGSIITKDVADEELAIARGKQRNIQGWERPKKKS